Proteins encoded by one window of Planktothrix tepida PCC 9214:
- the gcvP gene encoding aminomethyl-transferring glycine dehydrogenase: MLEITSPANTQTETMSSSAATDNGKYPQTTGQEGFVQRHLGPNADEIQQMLELLGVSSLEDLIDQTIPSTIRLNQSLKLPEAFSEYAALNQLKAIASQNKVYRSFIGMGYSDCITPGVIQRNILENPGWYTAYTPYQAEIAQGRLEALLNFQTLIIDLTGLEIANASLLDEGTAAAEAMSLSYAVSKSKANGFFVSKDCHPQTLDVVKTRAIPLGIDIIIGDHRTFDFNTPIFGCLLQYPASDGSIYDYRNFIETAHQHNALVTVAADILSLTLLTPPGEFGADIAVGSTQRLGVPLGYGGPHAAYFATKETYKRNVPGRMVGVSKDSQGNPALRLALQTREQHIRRDKATSNICTAQVLLAVIASLYAVYHGPSGLQQIAQNIHQLTLTLAEGLKRLGYSMGTEPFFDTIKVELGGKSLTEILSAAEAKEINLRVIDEQTVGISLDETTTIQDVIDLWSIFRGSELPFNVEEVLKASDNLTPFTRKSAYLTHPVFNSYHSETELLRYIHRLETKDLSLNTSMIPLGSCTMKLNATAEMIPVTWPEFGKLHPFAPKSQTQGYQILFEQLENWLAEITGFAGISLQPNAGSQGEYAGLLVIRQYHENRGELHRNICLIPESAHGTNPASAVMCGFKVVPVVCDDQGNIDIADLQAKAEKHRDNLAALMITYPSTHGVFETGIQEICNIIHANGGQVYMDGANMNAQVGLCRPGDFGADVCHLNLHKTFCIPHGGGGPGMGPIGVASHLVPFLPGHAVVELEGNDRIGAVSAAPWGSASILVISWMYIAMMGAKGLTEATKVAILNANYIARRLDEYYPILYKGNHGFVAHECILDLRSVKKSAAIEVDDIAKRLMDYGFHAPTVSWPVAGTMMVEPTESESKAELDRFCDAMIAIRAEISEIESGVMDTTNNVLKNAPHTAASLICGEWNHPYSREQAAYPAPWTKEYKFWPSVGRIDNAFGDRNFVCSCLPMDAYQ; encoded by the coding sequence ATGTTAGAGATTACTTCCCCAGCAAACACCCAGACTGAAACGATGTCATCTTCTGCTGCTACGGATAACGGAAAATATCCACAAACTACGGGACAAGAGGGATTTGTTCAACGGCATTTAGGCCCCAATGCTGATGAAATTCAACAAATGTTAGAATTATTGGGGGTTTCTAGTTTAGAGGATTTAATTGATCAAACGATTCCCTCAACGATTCGCCTCAATCAAAGCTTAAAATTACCCGAAGCTTTCAGTGAATATGCAGCCCTGAATCAATTAAAAGCGATCGCTTCTCAAAATAAAGTTTATCGTTCTTTTATCGGTATGGGTTATTCTGATTGTATCACTCCGGGTGTGATTCAACGCAATATATTAGAGAATCCCGGTTGGTATACGGCTTATACTCCCTATCAAGCGGAAATTGCCCAAGGTCGTTTAGAAGCTTTACTAAACTTTCAAACCCTGATTATTGACTTAACCGGATTAGAAATTGCTAACGCTTCTTTATTAGATGAAGGAACGGCGGCGGCGGAAGCCATGAGTTTGAGTTATGCCGTTTCTAAAAGCAAAGCTAACGGATTTTTTGTCTCAAAAGATTGCCATCCTCAAACCCTTGATGTCGTCAAAACCCGTGCAATTCCATTAGGCATTGATATTATTATTGGAGATCACCGCACGTTTGATTTTAATACTCCTATTTTTGGATGTTTACTGCAATATCCAGCGAGTGATGGGTCAATTTATGACTATCGTAATTTTATTGAAACCGCCCATCAACACAATGCTTTAGTTACAGTGGCGGCGGATATTTTAAGTTTAACGCTGTTAACTCCACCTGGGGAATTCGGAGCAGATATTGCAGTCGGAAGTACCCAACGGTTAGGGGTTCCCTTGGGTTATGGTGGCCCCCATGCGGCTTATTTTGCCACGAAAGAAACGTATAAACGCAACGTTCCAGGGCGGATGGTCGGTGTTTCTAAAGATTCCCAAGGAAACCCGGCGTTACGGTTAGCTTTACAAACCCGTGAACAACATATTCGCCGTGATAAAGCCACCAGTAATATTTGTACGGCCCAAGTTTTATTAGCGGTGATTGCAAGTTTATATGCAGTCTATCATGGGCCGTCTGGACTTCAACAAATTGCCCAAAATATTCATCAGTTAACCTTAACCTTAGCAGAAGGGTTAAAACGTTTAGGCTATTCAATGGGAACAGAACCCTTTTTTGATACAATAAAAGTAGAATTAGGGGGAAAATCTTTAACGGAAATTCTGTCAGCAGCCGAAGCTAAAGAAATTAATCTGCGAGTGATTGATGAGCAAACTGTTGGGATTAGTTTAGATGAAACCACAACTATTCAAGATGTGATTGATTTGTGGTCAATCTTTCGGGGATCTGAGTTACCTTTTAACGTTGAAGAGGTATTAAAAGCCTCAGATAATCTTACCCCTTTTACTCGTAAATCTGCCTATTTAACCCATCCGGTTTTTAACAGTTACCATTCAGAAACGGAACTTTTACGCTATATTCATCGCTTGGAAACCAAGGATTTATCGTTAAATACCTCGATGATTCCTTTAGGTTCCTGTACGATGAAATTAAACGCAACCGCCGAAATGATTCCGGTGACTTGGCCAGAATTTGGAAAACTCCATCCTTTCGCCCCAAAATCCCAAACCCAAGGTTATCAAATTCTGTTTGAACAGTTAGAAAATTGGTTGGCTGAAATTACAGGATTTGCAGGGATTTCATTACAACCGAATGCAGGTTCTCAAGGAGAATATGCCGGATTATTAGTAATTCGTCAATATCATGAAAATCGAGGGGAACTTCACCGGAATATTTGTTTAATTCCTGAATCTGCTCATGGAACAAACCCTGCGAGTGCTGTGATGTGTGGGTTTAAAGTTGTTCCGGTTGTGTGTGATGACCAAGGCAATATTGATATTGCTGACTTGCAAGCAAAAGCTGAAAAACATCGAGATAATTTAGCAGCATTAATGATAACTTATCCCTCAACTCACGGGGTATTTGAAACCGGAATTCAAGAGATTTGTAATATCATTCATGCTAATGGCGGACAAGTTTATATGGATGGGGCAAATATGAACGCCCAAGTCGGGTTATGTCGTCCAGGGGATTTTGGGGCGGATGTGTGTCACCTGAACCTACATAAAACCTTCTGTATTCCTCATGGGGGCGGTGGGCCAGGGATGGGGCCAATTGGGGTTGCATCTCATTTGGTTCCCTTCCTCCCTGGTCATGCGGTGGTGGAATTAGAAGGAAATGATCGCATTGGGGCTGTTTCCGCCGCGCCTTGGGGGAGTGCGAGTATTCTGGTGATTTCTTGGATGTATATTGCCATGATGGGGGCAAAAGGATTAACAGAAGCGACAAAAGTGGCAATTTTAAATGCTAATTATATTGCCCGTCGTTTAGATGAATATTACCCAATTTTGTACAAAGGAAATCATGGATTTGTTGCCCATGAATGTATTTTAGATTTGCGTTCTGTGAAGAAATCCGCAGCCATTGAAGTTGATGATATTGCCAAGCGTTTAATGGATTATGGATTTCATGCGCCAACGGTTTCTTGGCCTGTGGCAGGAACGATGATGGTAGAACCTACTGAAAGCGAATCTAAAGCAGAATTAGATCGATTTTGTGATGCCATGATTGCTATTCGTGCGGAGATTTCTGAAATTGAATCCGGGGTTATGGATACCACAAATAACGTTTTAAAAAATGCTCCCCATACCGCAGCATCGTTAATTTGTGGTGAATGGAATCATCCCTATTCCCGTGAACAAGCAGCCTATCCTGCACCCTGGACAAAAGAATATAAATTCTGGCCTTCTGTGGGACGTATTGATAATGCTTTTGGCGATCGCAATTTTGTTTGTTCTTGTTTGCCAATGGACGCTTATCAATAA
- a CDS encoding DUF2358 domain-containing protein has product MNIIEILKQDYQQFPDNQSYQIYADNVYFKDPMNQFNGLERYQQMMGFMKTWFWDIQLDLHSITQTENLIETRWTLSWTTPLPWKPRISIPGRSELKLNPNNLIESHIDYWDCSRLDVVKQLFLLKTR; this is encoded by the coding sequence ATGAATATTATTGAAATTCTCAAACAAGATTATCAACAATTTCCCGATAACCAAAGTTATCAGATTTATGCGGATAACGTTTATTTTAAAGACCCCATGAATCAATTTAATGGGTTAGAACGCTATCAACAAATGATGGGATTTATGAAAACTTGGTTTTGGGATATTCAACTGGATTTACATAGTATTACTCAAACTGAGAATTTAATAGAAACCCGTTGGACACTGAGTTGGACAACTCCCCTCCCCTGGAAACCCAGAATTTCTATCCCTGGACGGAGTGAACTCAAATTAAACCCCAATAACCTGATTGAAAGCCATATCGACTATTGGGACTGTTCGCGCTTGGACGTAGTGAAACAGCTATTCTTGCTAAAAACCCGCTAA
- a CDS encoding Panacea domain-containing protein → MISEFPEHLEEEKPELTEPIVKPHRQSNPPSLTETYIRSNRSWLTETYIRSNRLSPSNVIVDEDLELDARKGLSETEASNALDIAKYLITLASPEEEDLMTNLRLQKLLYYAQGFHLALFGKRLFSEKIEAWQYGPVVPDVYRIYKQYGSNPLPQPDDFNIDQYSQETQELLDEVYEVYGQYTAPILKRFTDQEPPYKETDVNEEIALDLMKAYFETQVVK, encoded by the coding sequence ATGATTTCTGAATTTCCAGAACACCTAGAGGAAGAAAAACCAGAGTTAACCGAACCGATTGTTAAACCTCATAGACAATCTAATCCCCCATCGTTAACCGAAACTTACATACGATCTAATCGCTCATGGTTAACCGAAACTTATATACGCTCTAATCGCCTATCTCCTTCTAACGTGATTGTTGACGAGGATCTTGAACTAGATGCTAGAAAAGGATTGTCTGAAACTGAAGCATCTAATGCTTTAGATATAGCTAAATACTTGATTACCCTGGCTTCTCCTGAAGAAGAAGATTTAATGACTAATCTAAGACTTCAGAAATTGCTTTACTATGCTCAAGGTTTTCATTTAGCTCTATTTGGGAAACGCCTATTTTCTGAAAAAATAGAAGCTTGGCAATATGGGCCTGTTGTGCCTGATGTTTACCGAATATACAAGCAATATGGATCAAATCCTCTTCCACAGCCTGACGATTTTAATATAGATCAATATAGTCAAGAAACACAAGAATTACTAGATGAAGTTTATGAAGTCTATGGACAATATACGGCTCCAATACTCAAGCGTTTTACTGATCAAGAACCCCCCTATAAAGAAACTGATGTTAATGAAGAGATAGCCCTTGATTTGATGAAGGCATATTTTGAGACTCAAGTGGTGAAGTAG
- a CDS encoding inositol monophosphatase family protein — protein MSNFWNQILNFATTTANDVGQQLILDFGTVQADEKADGSLVTRSDQWADLEIRTRIATTFPEHGVLSEEAEHIFPNTDWCWVIDPLDGTTNFARGIPIWGVSLGLLYQGNPVFGLIHLPPLNQTFHGFWFGSSSLTGTQGAFLNGQPIHASSDALSSNHFFNLCSRSIAIAPQIPCKIRMLGMAAYNFLTVAAGATLGGVEATPKIWDIAGSWVIVKAAGAVWCPLSPEPFPLEIGRNYGTQSYPTLVVSQPELVSVFEPFIKKT, from the coding sequence ATGAGTAATTTCTGGAATCAAATTTTGAACTTTGCAACAACAACGGCTAACGATGTTGGACAACAGTTAATCCTCGATTTTGGCACAGTCCAAGCTGATGAAAAAGCCGATGGGAGTTTAGTCACCCGGTCTGACCAATGGGCCGATCTTGAAATTCGCACCCGTATCGCCACCACATTTCCCGAACACGGGGTTCTCAGTGAAGAAGCGGAACATATTTTTCCGAATACAGACTGGTGTTGGGTGATTGATCCTTTAGATGGGACAACGAATTTCGCCAGAGGGATTCCCATTTGGGGGGTTTCTTTAGGATTACTGTATCAAGGAAATCCGGTTTTTGGTTTGATTCATTTACCTCCTTTAAACCAAACCTTTCACGGGTTTTGGTTCGGCTCATCAAGTTTAACAGGCACCCAAGGAGCATTTTTAAATGGTCAACCCATTCACGCCAGTTCCGATGCGTTAAGTTCTAATCACTTTTTTAACCTCTGTTCTCGAAGTATTGCGATCGCTCCTCAAATTCCGTGTAAAATTCGGATGTTAGGCATGGCGGCTTATAACTTCCTCACTGTCGCCGCAGGTGCAACTTTAGGGGGAGTTGAAGCCACTCCTAAAATTTGGGATATCGCCGGAAGTTGGGTCATTGTTAAAGCAGCAGGGGCGGTTTGGTGTCCTCTGTCTCCCGAACCTTTTCCCTTAGAAATTGGACGAAATTATGGCACTCAATCCTATCCAACATTAGTGGTGAGTCAACCGGAATTAGTATCTGTTTTTGAACCCTTTATTAAAAAAACATAA
- a CDS encoding TRC40/GET3/ArsA family transport-energizing ATPase: protein MRVILMTGKGGVGKTSVAAATGLRCAELGHKTLVLSTDPAHSLADSFDMELGHEPRQVRPNLWGAELDALMELEGNWGAVKRYISQVLQARGLDGVQAEELAILPGMDEIFGLVRMKRHYDEGDFEILIIDSAPTGTALRLLSLPEVGGWYMRKFYKPLQGMSVALRPLFEPIFKPLTGFSLPDKEVMDAPYEFYEKIEALEKVLTDNMQTSVRLVTNPEKMVIKESLRAHAYLSLYNVSTDLVIANRIIPEEVTDPFFKKWKENQQQYRQEIHDNFTPLPVKEVPLFSQELCGFEALERLKETLYADEDPSQVYYKENTVRVVEDKNQYTLELYLPGIPKEQIQLNKTGDELNIRIGNHRRNLVLPQTLAMLQPSGAKMEDDYLRIRFSDGVKA from the coding sequence ATGCGCGTAATCTTAATGACGGGTAAAGGTGGCGTAGGTAAAACCTCCGTTGCGGCTGCAACAGGGTTGCGCTGTGCGGAGTTGGGGCATAAAACCCTGGTGTTGAGTACCGACCCCGCCCACTCCCTCGCCGATAGCTTTGATATGGAGTTAGGACACGAACCCCGTCAAGTCCGACCCAACCTTTGGGGGGCTGAACTGGACGCTTTAATGGAACTCGAAGGCAATTGGGGGGCGGTGAAACGCTATATTAGTCAAGTATTACAGGCGCGAGGACTCGATGGAGTACAGGCGGAAGAATTAGCCATTTTACCGGGGATGGATGAAATTTTCGGTTTGGTGCGGATGAAGCGCCATTATGACGAGGGAGATTTTGAGATCTTAATTATTGATTCTGCCCCAACGGGAACGGCGTTGAGATTGTTAAGTTTACCGGAAGTGGGCGGTTGGTATATGAGAAAATTTTACAAACCGTTACAAGGAATGTCGGTGGCGTTGCGTCCTCTGTTTGAACCGATTTTTAAACCGTTAACGGGGTTTTCCTTACCCGATAAAGAAGTCATGGACGCCCCTTATGAATTTTATGAAAAAATTGAAGCCTTAGAAAAGGTGTTAACCGATAATATGCAAACCTCAGTGCGTTTAGTAACGAACCCTGAAAAAATGGTAATTAAGGAATCTTTACGCGCCCATGCCTATTTAAGTTTGTATAATGTTTCGACAGATTTAGTCATTGCAAATCGAATTATTCCTGAAGAAGTCACCGATCCCTTTTTCAAAAAATGGAAAGAAAATCAACAACAATATCGTCAAGAAATTCATGATAATTTTACCCCCTTACCTGTTAAGGAAGTTCCCTTATTTTCTCAGGAGTTATGTGGATTTGAAGCGTTAGAACGGTTAAAAGAGACGTTATATGCAGATGAAGATCCCAGCCAAGTTTATTATAAAGAAAATACTGTTCGAGTCGTGGAGGATAAAAATCAATATACCTTAGAATTGTATTTACCCGGAATTCCCAAAGAACAAATTCAACTGAATAAAACGGGGGATGAACTTAATATTAGAATTGGTAATCATCGCCGGAATTTAGTGTTACCCCAAACCTTGGCTATGTTGCAACCTTCTGGGGCAAAAATGGAAGATGATTATTTGAGAATTCGGTTTTCGGATGGGGTGAAAGCGTAA